One Anthonomus grandis grandis chromosome 12, icAntGran1.3, whole genome shotgun sequence DNA window includes the following coding sequences:
- the LOC126743273 gene encoding carbonic anhydrase 6-like isoform X1 has product MHLKSPKKKSNWPKLCYYGKLQSPINLDSRFAYAITLPPLKLENFKKMKNLRICHTGTSVSVNPDICPCLRPKISGCGLNGVFYLDHLYFHWPSEHFLDGLQYDLEAHFVFVNEKYQNFIEAVKNPLALTVFTVLYTQTTSTRSKNFSVLANAIKEVWDNPKKTIVAKNELDFFQFLPYDHENFYKYTGSLTTKTEGCIEYVNWIVLKNIANIGILDLKNLSHIMDSHGKIVTENNRELQDLNNRIIYTRLIL; this is encoded by the exons ATGCATCTTAAATCTCCTAAAAAGAAAAGCAA CTGGCCCAAACTTTGTTATTATGGTAAACTCCAATCACCGATAAATCTGGACTCAAGATTTGCGTATGCAATCACCCTGCCACCGCTTAAGcttgaaaattttaagaagATGAAAAATTTACGTATTTGTCACACAGGAACCTCtg TTTCAGTGAATCCAGATATCTGCCCTTGCCTCAGACCCAAAATATCTGGGTGTGGTCTAAATGGTGTTTTCTACTTAGATCATCTTTATTTTCACTGGCCCTCGGAACATTTTCTTGACGGATTACA ATAtgatttggaagctcattttgtttttgtgaaCGAGAAATATCAAAATTTCATTGAAGCTGTTAAGAATCCCTTAGCATTAACAGTATTTACTGTTTTATATACG CAAACAACTTCTACAAGATCTAAGAATTTTTCAGTGTTAGCGAATGCTATAAAGGAAGTATGGGATAACCCCAAAAAAACTATCGTTGCAAAAAACGagttggatttttttcagtttctaccATATGACCATGAGAACTTTTACAAATATACAGGTTCACTAACTACTAAAACAGAAGGTTGCATAGAATATGTAAATTGGATTGTTCTTAAAAACATTGCAAATATAGGAATTTTGGAT CTTAAGAACCTCTCCCATATTATGGATAGCCACGGAAAAATTGTAACAGAAAACAACAGAGAACTTCAAGATCTAAATAACAGAATTATTTATACACGCCTTATTTTATGA
- the LOC126743273 gene encoding carbonic anhydrase 6-like isoform X2, with protein MHLKSPKKKSNWPKLCYYGKLQSPINLDSRFAYAITLPPLKLENFKKMKNLRICHTGTSVSVNPDICPCLRPKISGCGLNGVFYLDHLYFHWPSEHFLDGLQYDLEAHFVFVNEKYQNFIEAVKNPLALTVFTVLYTQTTSTRSKNFSVLANAIKEFLPYDHENFYKYTGSLTTKTEGCIEYVNWIVLKNIANIGILDLKNLSHIMDSHGKIVTENNRELQDLNNRIIYTRLIL; from the exons ATGCATCTTAAATCTCCTAAAAAGAAAAGCAA CTGGCCCAAACTTTGTTATTATGGTAAACTCCAATCACCGATAAATCTGGACTCAAGATTTGCGTATGCAATCACCCTGCCACCGCTTAAGcttgaaaattttaagaagATGAAAAATTTACGTATTTGTCACACAGGAACCTCtg TTTCAGTGAATCCAGATATCTGCCCTTGCCTCAGACCCAAAATATCTGGGTGTGGTCTAAATGGTGTTTTCTACTTAGATCATCTTTATTTTCACTGGCCCTCGGAACATTTTCTTGACGGATTACA ATAtgatttggaagctcattttgtttttgtgaaCGAGAAATATCAAAATTTCATTGAAGCTGTTAAGAATCCCTTAGCATTAACAGTATTTACTGTTTTATATACG CAAACAACTTCTACAAGATCTAAGAATTTTTCAGTGTTAGCGAATGCTATAAAGGAA tttctaccATATGACCATGAGAACTTTTACAAATATACAGGTTCACTAACTACTAAAACAGAAGGTTGCATAGAATATGTAAATTGGATTGTTCTTAAAAACATTGCAAATATAGGAATTTTGGAT CTTAAGAACCTCTCCCATATTATGGATAGCCACGGAAAAATTGTAACAGAAAACAACAGAGAACTTCAAGATCTAAATAACAGAATTATTTATACACGCCTTATTTTATGA